Proteins encoded in a region of the Zunongwangia endophytica genome:
- a CDS encoding aconitate hydratase yields the protein MSKLNVTQKLIKEHLLEGDMMTAGKEIGIKIDQALLQDATGTLVQLELEAMGLKKAQTEVAVQYVDHNLLQTDFKNADDHKFLLSAARKFGLWFSRPGNGVSHPVHMERFGKPGKTMVGSDSHTPAAGSLGMLAIGTGGLDVAAAIAGQPYYVKMPQVMGVKLTGKLPDWVSAKDVILEMLRRHDVKGGVGKIIEYYGPGLDNLSAMDRHVIANMGAELGATTTVFPSDHETKKFLKAQQREDDWKELLADEGCEYDLHEEINLSELIPLIALPTSPGNVVPIEEVAGKKISQVVIGSSANPGLRDFWIAGAIVKDKSVNPDVSMDVNPTSRQMIQNMIDNRAFANLIKAGARFHQSGCMGCIGMGQAPASGTISLRTMPRNFPDRSGTKDDQVHLVSPETAAASALTGEITDPRDLEKIYDMKYPQFEAPEIETINEDMLVPPADDGEEVKLEKGPNIKSLPEIEPLADEINIPVLLKMGDNISTDEILKAGAEVLPFRSNLPEISKYTFTVIDESFYDRAMESKEKEGGHIVVAKDNYAQGSSREHAAIAPKYLGQHAVIANSYARIAWQNLVNFGILPLEFIDVEDYDKIEQGDTVSFKNLREDVKKRNNIKVVVKKENGEDKEFETKHTLSDRQINILLKGGIINEFKERLKKEQAQE from the coding sequence ATGTCAAAATTAAATGTCACTCAAAAACTTATTAAAGAGCATCTCTTAGAAGGGGATATGATGACCGCCGGTAAAGAAATCGGAATCAAAATTGATCAGGCTTTACTGCAAGATGCCACAGGTACACTAGTTCAACTAGAACTGGAAGCTATGGGGCTTAAAAAGGCGCAAACTGAAGTTGCTGTGCAATATGTGGATCATAACCTTTTGCAAACCGACTTTAAAAATGCCGATGATCATAAATTTCTACTTTCTGCAGCCAGAAAATTCGGCTTATGGTTTAGTAGACCAGGGAATGGTGTAAGTCACCCTGTGCATATGGAACGTTTTGGGAAACCGGGCAAAACGATGGTAGGGTCTGATAGTCACACACCGGCTGCAGGTTCACTAGGTATGCTTGCAATTGGTACTGGTGGGTTGGATGTTGCTGCAGCGATTGCAGGACAGCCATATTATGTGAAAATGCCACAAGTGATGGGAGTGAAGCTTACCGGAAAATTACCGGATTGGGTAAGCGCTAAAGATGTTATTTTGGAAATGTTACGTAGGCATGATGTAAAAGGTGGTGTAGGAAAAATTATAGAATATTACGGTCCTGGATTAGATAATCTAAGTGCTATGGATAGGCATGTTATTGCTAATATGGGAGCTGAATTAGGTGCTACGACTACTGTTTTCCCAAGTGATCATGAAACAAAGAAATTTTTAAAAGCACAGCAGCGAGAAGATGACTGGAAAGAATTATTGGCAGACGAAGGTTGTGAATACGATCTTCATGAAGAAATTAATTTAAGCGAATTGATTCCACTTATTGCTTTACCTACAAGTCCGGGTAATGTGGTGCCAATTGAAGAAGTTGCAGGTAAAAAAATTAGTCAGGTGGTAATAGGATCTTCTGCGAATCCTGGATTAAGAGATTTTTGGATAGCAGGAGCGATCGTCAAAGATAAATCGGTGAACCCAGATGTGTCTATGGATGTAAATCCAACATCACGACAAATGATTCAGAATATGATTGATAACCGAGCTTTTGCAAATTTAATTAAAGCAGGAGCACGTTTTCATCAATCTGGTTGTATGGGATGTATAGGAATGGGACAGGCACCAGCTTCAGGTACGATAAGTCTTAGAACAATGCCTAGAAACTTCCCAGATCGTAGTGGAACAAAAGACGATCAGGTACATTTGGTAAGTCCGGAAACCGCGGCAGCTTCAGCATTAACAGGAGAGATTACAGATCCTAGAGATTTAGAGAAGATCTACGATATGAAGTATCCACAGTTTGAAGCACCAGAGATTGAAACTATAAATGAAGATATGTTGGTTCCGCCAGCAGATGACGGAGAAGAAGTGAAACTTGAGAAAGGTCCAAATATAAAATCCTTACCTGAAATTGAACCTTTAGCTGATGAAATTAATATTCCTGTTTTATTAAAAATGGGCGATAATATTTCTACCGACGAAATCTTAAAAGCCGGTGCTGAAGTTTTACCTTTTAGAAGTAATCTACCAGAAATAAGTAAATATACTTTTACGGTAATTGACGAGTCTTTCTACGATAGAGCGATGGAATCTAAAGAAAAGGAGGGAGGCCACATCGTTGTTGCGAAGGACAATTATGCCCAGGGATCTAGTCGTGAACATGCCGCTATTGCTCCAAAATATTTGGGACAACATGCTGTAATCGCAAATAGCTATGCACGTATAGCATGGCAAAATTTAGTGAATTTTGGTATTTTACCTTTAGAATTTATAGATGTCGAAGATTACGATAAAATCGAACAGGGAGATACGGTAAGTTTTAAAAACCTTCGCGAAGATGTTAAAAAGAGAAACAACATCAAGGTTGTTGTAAAAAAGGAAAACGGCGAAGACAAAGAATTTGAGACGAAGCATACATTAAGTGATCGTCAAATAAATATTCTACTTAAAGGTGGAATTATAAATGAGTTTAAAGAGCGCTTGAAAAAAGAACAAGCTCAGGAATAA
- a CDS encoding FMN-dependent NADH-azoreductase, translating into MKKILHVISSLNGQNSYSLALGNKIVEQLKESYPESTIVEKKLVAEDFPHLTEDRWQAIITPEENRTAAQKENIAIQDEAIKELFDADILVVGAPLYNFGIPSQLKAWIDHLAKAGETFKYTEEGPQGLVTGKKVYIAMSSGGVYSENPGYDFVSDYLIKVFGFLGMTDVELIRVEGVAIPELRENALNKAEKEFAEILA; encoded by the coding sequence ATGAAAAAGATACTTCACGTAATTTCAAGTTTAAACGGTCAAAACTCTTACAGCTTAGCTTTAGGGAACAAAATAGTAGAACAACTTAAAGAAAGCTATCCCGAAAGTACTATCGTTGAAAAAAAACTTGTTGCTGAAGATTTCCCACATCTTACTGAAGACAGATGGCAGGCGATCATTACTCCTGAAGAAAATAGAACAGCTGCTCAAAAAGAAAATATCGCTATACAAGACGAAGCGATCAAAGAATTATTTGATGCAGATATTTTAGTTGTTGGTGCTCCTTTATATAATTTTGGAATTCCTTCGCAATTAAAAGCATGGATCGACCATCTTGCTAAAGCTGGAGAAACTTTTAAATATACTGAAGAAGGTCCACAAGGATTAGTAACTGGTAAAAAAGTATATATCGCGATGAGTTCTGGTGGTGTTTATTCTGAAAATCCTGGATACGATTTTGTTTCAGATTACCTGATTAAAGTATTCGGATTCCTAGGAATGACAGATGTAGAATTAATTAGAGTAGAAGGAGTTGCTATTCCTGAATTAAGAGAAAATGCGCTAAATAAAGCTGAAAAAGAATTTGCAGAGATATTAGCTTAA
- a CDS encoding helix-turn-helix domain-containing protein — protein MSLLASYVAYFVLHSSLGNFTFTSVSLILFILLAFFLVMLCNRGLIFRENNTETEQSYIDYNTATEYSKLLDKIMCKEKFFLIHNLKIKQISRHLMLTPGELDYILLKAKRKTFNEYLDDFRIKELKEMLNIPEYQECDLKCLAEACGFDDYSDFEKALSRTYHIKPENFRRELLEEY, from the coding sequence ATGAGTTTGTTAGCATCTTACGTAGCGTACTTCGTACTTCATAGTAGTTTAGGGAATTTCACATTCACCTCAGTTTCCCTTATTTTATTTATTTTGCTTGCATTTTTTTTAGTGATGCTCTGTAACCGTGGTTTAATTTTTAGAGAGAATAATACCGAAACAGAACAAAGCTATATAGATTACAATACGGCAACCGAATATTCAAAACTTCTAGACAAGATTATGTGTAAAGAGAAGTTTTTTTTAATTCATAATTTAAAGATTAAACAGATTAGTCGGCATTTAATGTTAACACCAGGAGAACTCGATTATATTTTATTGAAAGCGAAAAGAAAAACCTTCAATGAGTATCTGGACGATTTCAGAATAAAGGAATTAAAAGAAATGCTTAATATTCCTGAATATCAGGAATGTGACTTAAAATGTCTTGCCGAAGCTTGTGGATTCGATGATTATTCCGATTTCGAAAAAGCCTTATCAAGGACATACCATATCAAACCAGAAAATTTCCGTAGAGAATTACTAGAAGAGTATTAG
- a CDS encoding glycosyltransferase family protein, with protein sequence MKILYAIQGTGNGHLSRALEIIPILQKKGDLDLLVSGTQGDLKLPYFVKYQFKGLSFIFGKKGGVDVWNTYRKNRMKRLYSEIKSVPVQNYDLVINDFEPVSAWACSMAHKPCYGLNHQSAVLHPSAPKPLKEDWLGLKILKSYAPCSFSFGFHFKAFDDRIYTPVIRSEIRKLQPIKSSHYTVYLPSYSDKKLLKLFSSFPEFRFEIFSKHFKKASKIDNIIIRPVNNEVFVESLRTCKGVICGAGFETPAEALFLKKKLLVIPMKGQFEQQCNAAMLKTMGVAVLKNLKKKRYPEIGQWLVEDKLIEVNFPDQTETIIDKLIEIALKEHKTNNTTPEIA encoded by the coding sequence ATGAAGATATTATATGCGATTCAGGGAACCGGAAATGGACATTTAAGTCGCGCTTTAGAAATTATTCCCATTCTTCAGAAAAAAGGAGATCTAGATCTACTGGTAAGCGGGACTCAGGGCGATTTAAAATTACCATATTTTGTAAAATATCAGTTTAAAGGACTCAGTTTTATCTTCGGAAAAAAAGGTGGTGTCGATGTTTGGAACACGTATCGCAAAAACCGAATGAAACGACTTTACAGCGAAATTAAAAGTGTACCTGTACAAAATTATGACCTTGTAATAAACGATTTTGAGCCCGTAAGTGCCTGGGCATGTTCGATGGCTCATAAACCGTGCTATGGCTTAAATCATCAATCGGCTGTTTTGCATCCTTCTGCGCCAAAACCTTTAAAAGAAGATTGGTTAGGATTAAAGATTCTAAAGTCTTATGCGCCATGTAGCTTCAGTTTTGGTTTTCATTTTAAAGCTTTCGACGATCGTATTTACACACCGGTAATACGCTCTGAGATTCGTAAACTTCAGCCTATAAAATCAAGTCATTACACCGTATATCTACCTTCATATTCCGATAAAAAGCTACTGAAATTATTCAGCAGTTTCCCAGAATTCAGATTCGAGATCTTTTCAAAACATTTTAAAAAAGCATCAAAAATCGATAATATCATCATTCGCCCTGTCAATAACGAAGTTTTTGTGGAAAGCTTAAGAACCTGTAAAGGGGTAATTTGTGGAGCAGGATTTGAAACTCCGGCAGAAGCATTATTTCTGAAGAAAAAATTATTGGTAATTCCTATGAAAGGACAATTTGAGCAACAATGTAATGCCGCAATGCTGAAAACCATGGGAGTAGCCGTGCTGAAGAATTTGAAAAAGAAACGATATCCTGAAATTGGACAATGGCTGGTTGAGGATAAACTTATCGAAGTGAATTTTCCAGATCAAACCGAAACGATAATCGACAAGCTTATTGAAATAGCGCTGAAAGAACACAAAACTAACAATACAACACCTGAAATTGCTTAA
- a CDS encoding DUF4251 domain-containing protein yields MKRLKIKLIKRLLVSFAVSFGILSCGSSSSAVEGVNNFEDLKSFAQNREFEIENRWANPMRANTVSFINHPNFNSGTINLIGNANFIRFKGDSINVFLPYFGVRQMSGGYNDRGAIKFEGVPEDFEIIENEDKKYVRYEFTANDDSEQYQFYVTLYPNGNTNTSVNSSQRDNISYTGKFSKLSSEEGE; encoded by the coding sequence ATGAAACGTTTAAAGATAAAATTGATAAAACGATTATTAGTTAGCTTTGCTGTTAGCTTCGGAATTTTAAGTTGTGGCTCGTCGAGTAGTGCTGTCGAAGGTGTGAATAATTTCGAAGATCTGAAATCCTTTGCTCAAAATAGAGAATTTGAAATCGAAAACCGCTGGGCCAATCCCATGCGTGCTAATACGGTAAGTTTTATAAATCATCCAAATTTTAATAGCGGAACTATAAATTTGATAGGTAACGCCAACTTTATAAGGTTTAAAGGAGATTCTATTAATGTGTTCTTACCGTATTTTGGTGTGCGACAAATGAGCGGCGGATATAATGATCGTGGTGCAATAAAATTTGAGGGAGTTCCTGAGGATTTTGAAATCATTGAAAACGAAGACAAAAAATATGTGCGCTACGAATTTACCGCAAATGATGATTCTGAACAATATCAATTTTATGTCACATTATATCCTAACGGAAATACCAATACATCTGTAAATAGTTCGCAAAGGGATAATATTTCTTATACCGGAAAATTTAGCAAGCTTTCATCTGAAGAAGGAGAATAG
- a CDS encoding GH1 family beta-glucosidase: protein MKSNFNSTLKSSDFGDDFIWGTSTAAFQIEGNPYADGKKASIWDEFSHKKGKIYKGQNADIACDFYNRYREDLLLLKAMNIKHFRFSLSWSRILPDGTGKINEAGLDFYDRLIDECLALGITPWVTLYHWDLPQALENKGGWTNREIINWFTEYVTICVHRFGDRVKNWMVLNEPLVFLGAGHFLGIHAPGRRGVKNFIPAMHHASLCQAEGGRILRAYDSSLNIGTTFSCSYIEAYRDRVKDHHAANRVDCLVNRLFLELSLGYGYPFEELPFLKRVDKFYKAEDNKLLQFEFDFIGIQNYTREIVKSAWWIPYVQATNIKAETRNIPTTEMGWEIYPEGILELLKKYDAYPEVKNILVTENGAAFPDHLVNNQVKDPKRQKYLQEYINAVLKAKQQGVNVNGYFVWSFTDNFEWAEGYKPRFGMVYIDYPTQQRIVKNSGMWYRDFIKTQSQKIGTPEFCTKISR from the coding sequence ATGAAATCGAATTTTAATTCAACTTTAAAAAGCAGTGATTTTGGTGATGATTTTATTTGGGGAACATCTACAGCTGCATTTCAGATCGAGGGAAATCCCTATGCCGATGGTAAAAAAGCATCTATTTGGGATGAGTTTTCACATAAAAAAGGAAAAATATATAAGGGTCAAAATGCAGATATTGCGTGCGACTTTTATAATCGTTATCGTGAAGATCTATTGCTTTTAAAAGCCATGAATATTAAGCATTTTCGATTTTCACTTTCCTGGAGCCGAATTTTACCAGATGGTACAGGCAAAATAAATGAGGCCGGTCTCGATTTCTACGATCGATTGATAGATGAATGTTTAGCCTTAGGAATCACGCCCTGGGTAACTCTTTATCATTGGGATTTACCGCAAGCTTTAGAAAATAAAGGCGGCTGGACTAATCGTGAAATCATAAATTGGTTTACAGAATATGTAACGATTTGCGTGCATAGATTTGGGGATCGCGTAAAAAACTGGATGGTTTTAAATGAACCTTTAGTGTTTTTGGGTGCCGGTCATTTTTTAGGAATCCATGCGCCGGGTAGGAGAGGAGTCAAAAATTTTATCCCGGCGATGCATCATGCTTCACTTTGCCAGGCCGAAGGTGGCAGAATCTTAAGAGCTTACGATTCAAGCTTAAATATTGGTACAACATTTTCCTGTTCGTATATAGAGGCATATCGCGATCGTGTAAAAGATCATCATGCAGCAAATCGCGTAGACTGCTTAGTAAATCGATTGTTTTTAGAACTCAGTTTGGGTTATGGTTATCCTTTTGAGGAATTACCTTTTTTGAAAAGAGTAGATAAATTTTATAAAGCTGAAGATAATAAGTTGCTTCAGTTTGAATTTGATTTTATAGGAATTCAGAATTATACTAGAGAGATCGTAAAAAGTGCATGGTGGATTCCGTATGTCCAGGCGACCAATATAAAAGCTGAAACACGAAATATTCCTACTACTGAAATGGGGTGGGAAATCTATCCTGAAGGAATATTAGAACTTCTAAAGAAATATGATGCTTATCCTGAAGTAAAAAACATTCTGGTCACCGAAAATGGTGCCGCATTTCCAGATCATTTAGTAAACAATCAGGTTAAAGATCCTAAACGCCAAAAATACCTTCAGGAATATATCAACGCAGTTTTAAAAGCAAAACAGCAAGGCGTAAATGTAAACGGCTATTTTGTCTGGAGTTTTACCGATAATTTTGAATGGGCAGAAGGATATAAACCTCGATTCGGCATGGTTTATATCGATTATCCAACTCAGCAAAGAATAGTTAAGAATTCAGGAATGTGGTATCGCGATTTTATAAAGACACAATCGCAGAAGATAGGAACTCCGGAATTTTGCACTAAAATTAGTCGCTAA
- a CDS encoding S41 family peptidase: MRSLYFVIVVLFLGIQSSVAQEKQIEKIISFTKKGSIYTDNVDWDSLTPKVKEAVDLNANTTYDQLAPAVGVLLDALDDSHSQLTHHDKRSGRAHPTDKFERLNDSTKSILRSGATLHITKLENIGYIRIPGSHNEDDAQIFMEALCGLDINSLSGLIIDLRINTGGNMWTMIAGLAPILENGILGYFEQDSYLSEWKLKKNKIYSGKNKMIRFKKLCSLEEPLKIAVLLGPITASSGEMTAIALKGKEYVKFFGERTAGYVTVNNQYNIEGELYYQLSSGYCLDRDKNEYRNYVEPDIEIIGGDAFNYLQKDQKVIKAMEWLR, translated from the coding sequence ATGCGTAGTTTGTATTTTGTTATAGTGGTATTGTTTCTTGGAATTCAATCCTCAGTTGCTCAAGAGAAGCAGATCGAAAAGATTATATCATTTACTAAAAAAGGTTCTATCTATACTGATAATGTAGATTGGGATAGCTTAACACCAAAAGTTAAAGAGGCAGTCGATCTGAATGCCAATACTACATACGATCAACTAGCACCCGCTGTAGGCGTATTGTTAGATGCTTTAGATGATAGTCATTCTCAGTTGACTCATCACGACAAGCGGTCTGGCAGAGCTCATCCAACCGATAAATTTGAACGCTTAAACGATAGTACTAAAAGTATATTAAGATCTGGCGCCACACTTCATATTACCAAACTAGAAAATATTGGATACATACGTATACCCGGTAGTCATAATGAAGATGATGCTCAGATTTTTATGGAGGCGCTATGTGGGCTAGATATAAATAGTTTATCTGGTCTTATCATTGATCTTCGAATAAATACTGGAGGAAACATGTGGACAATGATTGCAGGACTTGCGCCAATATTAGAAAATGGAATTTTAGGTTATTTTGAGCAAGATTCTTATTTATCGGAATGGAAATTAAAAAAGAATAAAATATATAGTGGGAAAAATAAAATGATAAGGTTTAAAAAATTATGCTCTTTAGAGGAACCACTCAAAATTGCAGTGCTTCTGGGCCCAATAACGGCAAGTTCTGGAGAAATGACGGCAATTGCTTTAAAAGGAAAAGAATATGTAAAGTTTTTTGGAGAACGAACCGCTGGTTATGTTACTGTAAATAATCAATATAATATTGAAGGAGAACTTTACTATCAATTATCCTCGGGATATTGTTTAGATAGAGATAAAAATGAATATCGTAATTACGTAGAACCCGATATTGAAATTATAGGTGGCGATGCTTTTAATTATTTACAAAAAGATCAGAAAGTTATAAAAGCTATGGAATGGCTTCGATAG
- the hpf gene encoding ribosome hibernation-promoting factor, HPF/YfiA family: protein MSKLALLAFLGVLKKINMETIYQFVALSKSERLQNYVNEKLEKLERKYDFITRAEVHFKRNHAEDPKGFICNIKVSIPGPQLFAESNSDSFEAAASQTVKDLDKQLDKKKGQMQTH from the coding sequence TTGTCTAAATTAGCATTATTAGCGTTCTTAGGTGTTTTAAAAAAAATTAATATGGAAACCATTTACCAATTTGTTGCTCTTAGTAAAAGTGAACGTTTACAAAACTATGTGAATGAGAAACTTGAGAAGCTAGAAAGAAAATATGACTTTATCACTCGTGCAGAAGTACACTTTAAAAGAAATCATGCAGAAGATCCTAAAGGTTTTATCTGTAATATAAAAGTAAGCATTCCAGGACCACAACTTTTTGCAGAATCAAATTCAGATTCTTTTGAAGCTGCTGCATCTCAAACTGTTAAAGATTTAGATAAGCAGTTGGATAAGAAAAAAGGGCAAATGCAAACACACTAG
- a CDS encoding cation diffusion facilitator family transporter has translation MAGNSNIAIFGAIGANFLIAVSKFTASFFTGSSAMMAEGIHSLVDTGNGFLLLLGIKRSKRKPTKQHPFGYGKEVYFWSFVVSILIFALGGGFAIYEGIHALEAPEVAEDPTWNYAVLIAALLFEGTALVLALRTFNKSRAGAKTGNIITKITQSKDAATFAVIIEDTAAVIGLAVALIGVFLSQTLDNPYCDGIASIIIGCILLVVATFLAKESKGLLLGESAQPEILVKVEDILNNNPKVKEIGLPQTMHFGPESILLIVEVDLYDDLELLDAENALQSLREKIKAEVPKITQVYLQTTNKL, from the coding sequence ATGGCCGGAAATTCGAACATCGCAATATTTGGCGCTATAGGCGCTAATTTTTTAATAGCTGTAAGCAAATTTACAGCTTCATTTTTTACAGGAAGCTCAGCAATGATGGCTGAAGGAATTCATTCGCTGGTAGACACCGGCAACGGATTTTTATTATTGCTTGGTATAAAACGATCTAAACGGAAACCAACTAAGCAACACCCATTTGGCTACGGAAAAGAAGTTTATTTTTGGAGCTTTGTCGTAAGTATCCTCATCTTTGCTCTAGGTGGTGGTTTTGCTATTTACGAAGGAATTCATGCGCTGGAAGCTCCTGAAGTCGCTGAAGATCCTACCTGGAATTATGCCGTACTTATTGCTGCACTTTTGTTTGAAGGTACTGCCCTGGTTTTGGCACTTAGGACTTTTAATAAATCTAGAGCTGGTGCTAAAACAGGTAATATTATCACTAAAATTACTCAAAGTAAAGATGCTGCAACATTCGCTGTAATTATCGAAGATACGGCAGCAGTAATAGGTTTGGCCGTTGCTTTAATTGGTGTATTTCTTAGCCAAACGCTAGACAATCCTTATTGTGATGGTATCGCCAGTATTATTATTGGTTGTATACTTTTAGTAGTAGCAACTTTCTTGGCAAAAGAAAGTAAAGGTTTACTATTAGGAGAAAGTGCTCAGCCTGAAATTTTGGTTAAAGTTGAAGACATCTTAAACAATAATCCAAAGGTAAAAGAGATCGGACTGCCACAAACCATGCATTTTGGTCCAGAAAGTATTCTACTAATTGTTGAAGTCGATTTGTACGATGATTTAGAGCTGCTGGATGCTGAAAATGCGCTGCAAAGTTTAAGAGAAAAAATTAAAGCTGAAGTTCCCAAGATTACGCAAGTATATCTACAGACAACCAATAAACTTTAA
- a CDS encoding MBL fold metallo-hydrolase: MKTVDKMEVLHSQSAEYIMQGETGKFLKLIPDTFLIKGKEKDGVFNQGYAIRHINRRDIILIDVVEEETKAAVKKLIEEGYQIKGLLITCDGILENAYADLKTISKDADNAPVYAHSRNNFKDDFKTKDIMTQANDLKHFGIKVIDLPGNGGASVLVYSEINGGMLFPGDDAVGSSYDSDLNTFKRPEMKRENDDFGLAESWSAFEDDFSYFFPRKGKPAFNVEEGQQVDILNDLSRTK; encoded by the coding sequence ATGAAGACTGTTGATAAAATGGAGGTGCTGCATAGCCAATCTGCTGAATATATTATGCAAGGCGAAACTGGTAAATTTTTAAAGCTTATTCCAGATACATTTCTAATTAAAGGAAAAGAAAAAGACGGTGTATTTAATCAGGGATATGCGATAAGACACATTAATCGCCGTGATATTATTTTAATTGATGTAGTAGAGGAAGAAACCAAAGCAGCGGTTAAAAAATTGATTGAAGAAGGTTATCAAATCAAAGGTTTACTAATTACCTGTGATGGTATTTTAGAGAATGCTTATGCCGATCTTAAAACTATTTCTAAAGATGCAGATAATGCTCCTGTTTATGCGCATTCAAGAAATAATTTTAAAGATGATTTCAAAACTAAAGATATCATGACACAGGCGAATGATCTGAAACATTTTGGTATCAAAGTAATTGATCTACCAGGAAATGGTGGAGCTTCTGTTCTAGTTTATTCTGAAATTAATGGTGGTATGTTATTCCCGGGAGATGATGCTGTAGGATCTTCATACGATTCAGATTTAAACACTTTTAAGCGTCCTGAAATGAAGCGAGAAAATGACGATTTTGGATTAGCTGAAAGCTGGAGTGCTTTTGAAGATGATTTCAGCTATTTTTTCCCAAGAAAAGGAAAACCTGCATTTAATGTAGAAGAAGGGCAACAAGTTGATATTTTAAACGATTTGAGTAGAACTAAATAA
- a CDS encoding cold-shock protein translates to MSKGTVKFFNDTKGFGFITEEGVDKDHFVHVTGLIDEIREGDEVKFDLQEGKRGLNAVNVEVI, encoded by the coding sequence ATGAGTAAAGGAACAGTAAAATTCTTTAACGACACTAAAGGATTTGGATTTATCACTGAAGAAGGAGTTGACAAAGACCATTTTGTACACGTTACAGGTTTAATTGACGAAATTCGCGAAGGCGACGAAGTTAAATTTGATCTTCAGGAAGGTAAGAGAGGATTAAACGCAGTAAACGTAGAAGTTATATAA